The Methylobacterium sp. PvR107 genome contains a region encoding:
- a CDS encoding DNA topoisomerase IB, with the protein MADVGTVESGGDLRAAAEEAGLVYVDDSRPGLTRKRSGTGFRYLDAKGAPVRDQKVLARIRSLAVPPAYTDVWICPRSNGHIQATGRDAKGRKQYRYHPDFRQAREANKFSRIMAFANALPDIRRQVDADMKRPGLTRAKVLATVVHLLETTLIRVGNDDYARTNKSYGLTTLRDPHVRIEGAALSFRFKGKSGKTWDVALKDRRVARIVKACQDLPGQELFQYLDADGAQRDVTSSDVNAYLREITGEDFTAKDFRTWAGTVLAALALREFESFDSEAGAKRNLRAAIESVASRLGNTPTICRKCYIHPQVLDCYLEGSLLLQVKDAVETELSEDLSSLRPEEAAVLGLLQSRLAAAEDDARTGKLVKPAATQGPNTKTARDKPPAQAAAKRAGPARTQPAAKDKPRSRAQGRPQAGAA; encoded by the coding sequence ATGGCGGATGTCGGGACGGTCGAGAGCGGCGGAGACCTGCGCGCGGCGGCGGAGGAAGCCGGGCTGGTCTATGTCGACGACAGCCGCCCGGGCCTGACGCGCAAGCGCAGCGGCACCGGCTTCCGCTACCTCGACGCGAAGGGCGCACCGGTTCGGGACCAGAAGGTCCTGGCCCGCATCCGGTCCCTGGCGGTACCGCCGGCCTATACGGATGTCTGGATCTGCCCGCGCAGCAACGGCCACATCCAGGCGACCGGCCGGGACGCCAAGGGGCGGAAGCAGTACCGCTACCATCCGGATTTCCGGCAGGCGCGGGAGGCGAACAAATTCTCGCGCATCATGGCCTTCGCGAACGCCCTGCCGGACATCCGCCGGCAAGTCGATGCCGACATGAAGCGGCCGGGCCTCACGCGCGCGAAGGTGCTGGCCACGGTGGTCCACCTCCTCGAGACGACGCTGATCCGCGTCGGCAACGACGATTACGCGCGGACCAACAAGAGCTACGGGCTCACCACCCTGCGCGATCCCCATGTCCGAATCGAGGGCGCGGCCCTGTCGTTCCGCTTCAAGGGCAAGAGCGGCAAAACCTGGGACGTCGCGCTGAAGGACCGGCGCGTCGCCCGGATCGTGAAGGCCTGCCAGGACCTCCCCGGTCAGGAACTGTTCCAGTACCTCGACGCGGACGGCGCCCAGCGCGACGTGACCTCGTCGGACGTCAACGCGTATCTGCGCGAGATCACCGGCGAGGACTTCACCGCCAAGGATTTCCGGACCTGGGCCGGCACGGTCCTGGCTGCCCTCGCCCTGCGCGAGTTCGAGAGCTTCGACAGCGAAGCTGGCGCCAAGCGCAATCTCCGGGCGGCGATCGAGAGCGTCGCCAGCCGCCTCGGCAACACGCCGACGATCTGCCGCAAATGCTACATCCATCCTCAGGTTCTCGATTGCTACCTGGAGGGAAGCCTGCTCCTACAGGTGAAGGACGCGGTCGAGACGGAGTTGAGCGAGGATCTATCCAGCCTTCGCCCCGAGGAGGCTGCAGTCCTCGGGCTGCTCCAGTCACGGCTGGCTGCGGCTGAGGACGACGCCCGCACGGGGAAACTGGTCAAGCCCGCGGCGACGCAGGGCCCGAATACGAAGACAGCGCGTGATAAGCCCCCTGCCCAGGCGGCAGCGAAGAGAGCGGGTCCCGCCCGCACCCAGCCGGCTGCAAAGGACAAGCCTCGATCGCGCGCTCAGGGAAGACCGCAGGCCGGCGCCGCCTGA
- a CDS encoding LuxR C-terminal-related transcriptional regulator, translating to MSTAVGVLILDEPQDLSATVRATLEHMPEFHTIGEEDLEQADAGSAVALIFLDEIRLADGIARLVGLKERQPNLRTLVAFGALTADDLRALLAAGADAFVARSKSPRELGAALLALAEGSECLVPPEQSMPMPTDPGDSLGLTPREAEVLRFLSSGFSNKEVARRLALSVRTVETHRLNLRRKTQTGRLKDLVSLARQLGLAPVVDNGEQVRRGTNSGTASSNDNQFRH from the coding sequence ATGAGTACGGCCGTTGGCGTCCTGATCCTGGATGAGCCGCAGGACCTGAGCGCGACTGTTCGCGCCACCCTGGAGCACATGCCGGAATTTCACACGATCGGCGAGGAAGACCTAGAACAGGCGGATGCCGGAAGCGCGGTCGCGCTGATCTTCCTGGATGAGATCCGGCTGGCCGATGGGATTGCACGCCTCGTCGGCCTGAAGGAGCGCCAGCCGAACCTGCGCACGCTGGTGGCGTTCGGCGCACTCACCGCCGATGACCTGCGCGCGCTCCTGGCTGCGGGCGCCGACGCCTTCGTCGCGCGCTCGAAGTCGCCGCGGGAGCTCGGTGCCGCGCTGCTCGCGCTCGCGGAGGGCTCCGAATGTCTGGTGCCGCCGGAACAGTCCATGCCCATGCCGACCGATCCCGGCGATAGCCTCGGGCTGACACCGCGTGAGGCCGAGGTGCTGCGCTTCCTCAGCTCCGGCTTCAGCAACAAGGAGGTCGCGCGGCGCCTGGCCCTCAGCGTACGGACGGTGGAGACCCACCGACTCAACCTGCGCCGAAAGACCCAGACCGGGCGTCTGAAGGACTTGGTCTCCCTCGCGCGCCAGCTCGGCCTCGCGCCGGTGGTGGACAATGGCGAGCAGGTCCGGCGCGGCACGAACAGCGGCACCGCGTCGAGCAACGACAATCAGTTCCGGCACTGA
- a CDS encoding diguanylate cyclase codes for MQIVIVDSSRVVLQIIASLIEPRGHDVHAFTDSAQALDFLAATPAIRVLITSLEVRPLSGLELCWSARLLAEGRGPLHVITMSSARNVRSLAEALDSGADDFIEKPPSAEELNARLRAAERLTTMQEELIRLAETDPLTGSYNRRAFFNRARNAVEPSRRSGGVSAILLDIDHFKRINDEHGHDVGDVAIKAVADLIAGAGIAGRLGGEEFAVLLPGCGLSLALARAESLRVGVQALEIPGSKGAIRLTCSFGVSSWADGDSVEALIKRADLALYAAKSGGRNRVLPYRGNEDVAVAG; via the coding sequence ATGCAGATCGTCATCGTCGACTCGAGCCGCGTCGTGCTCCAGATCATCGCCTCGCTGATCGAGCCGCGCGGTCACGACGTGCACGCCTTCACGGATTCGGCGCAGGCCTTGGACTTTCTCGCCGCGACGCCGGCGATCCGGGTCCTGATCACGAGCCTTGAGGTTCGGCCGCTCAGCGGGCTCGAGCTCTGCTGGTCGGCACGCCTCCTCGCCGAGGGGCGCGGCCCCCTGCATGTCATCACCATGTCGTCGGCGCGCAACGTCCGCAGCCTGGCCGAAGCGCTCGACAGTGGTGCCGACGACTTCATCGAGAAGCCGCCAAGCGCCGAAGAGCTGAACGCGCGGCTCAGGGCGGCCGAGCGCCTGACCACGATGCAGGAGGAACTGATCCGTCTGGCTGAGACGGATCCGCTGACCGGTTCCTACAACCGGCGTGCCTTCTTCAATCGCGCCCGTAATGCTGTGGAGCCGAGCCGGCGTTCCGGCGGGGTTTCGGCCATCCTGCTCGATATCGATCATTTCAAGCGGATCAACGACGAGCACGGGCACGATGTCGGGGATGTCGCCATCAAAGCGGTGGCCGATCTGATCGCGGGGGCCGGCATCGCTGGCCGCCTCGGCGGCGAGGAATTCGCTGTCCTCCTGCCGGGTTGCGGACTCTCTCTGGCCCTCGCGCGCGCCGAAAGCCTCCGGGTCGGCGTTCAAGCGCTCGAGATCCCGGGCAGCAAGGGCGCGATCCGGCTGACCTGCAGTTTCGGTGTCAGCAGCTGGGCCGACGGCGACAGCGTCGAAGCCCTGATCAAGCGCGCCGACCTTGCGCTGTACGCGGCCAAGAGCGGCGGCCGCAATCGCGTGCTCCCGTACCGGGGCAATGAGGACGTGGCCGTCGCCGGTTGA
- the ruvB gene encoding Holliday junction branch migration DNA helicase RuvB encodes MSKPKPPTNALLTPEKRAEDVDQTIRPLSLSEFIGQRAARANMQIFIEAAKKTGQALDHVLFVGPPGLGKTTLAQIVARELGVNFRSTSGPVIAKAGDLAAQLTNLDERDVLFIDEIHRLNPAVEEILYPAMEDYQLDLIIGEGPAARSVKIELPKFTLVGATTRAGLLTTPLRDRFGIPIRLEFYEIDELEQIVARGARVLGLGMSAEGANEIARRARGTPRIAGRLLRRVRDFAIVAEAETVTRAIADRALKLLDVDEAGLDVMDRKYLSLIARSFGGGPVGIETIGAALSEPRDAIEDIIEPYLIQRGFVQRTPRGRVLTRHAYRHMGLAVPRRDAGGQLGLLDDEGN; translated from the coding sequence ATGAGCAAGCCGAAGCCCCCGACCAACGCCCTCCTGACGCCGGAGAAGCGTGCCGAGGACGTCGATCAGACGATCCGTCCGCTGAGCCTGTCCGAGTTCATCGGCCAGCGGGCGGCGCGGGCGAACATGCAGATCTTCATCGAGGCGGCGAAGAAGACCGGGCAGGCCCTCGACCACGTGCTGTTCGTCGGCCCGCCGGGCCTGGGCAAGACCACGCTGGCCCAGATCGTGGCGCGCGAACTCGGTGTGAACTTCCGCTCGACCTCCGGGCCGGTGATCGCCAAGGCCGGGGATCTCGCCGCGCAGCTGACCAACCTCGACGAGCGCGACGTGCTGTTCATCGACGAGATCCACCGGCTCAACCCGGCGGTGGAGGAGATCCTCTACCCGGCCATGGAGGATTACCAGCTCGACCTGATCATCGGCGAGGGCCCGGCGGCGCGCTCGGTCAAGATCGAGCTGCCCAAGTTCACGCTGGTCGGCGCCACGACGCGCGCGGGGCTCCTGACCACGCCGCTGCGCGACCGGTTCGGGATCCCGATCCGGCTGGAATTCTACGAGATCGACGAGCTGGAGCAGATCGTGGCCCGCGGCGCGCGGGTGCTGGGCCTCGGCATGTCGGCGGAGGGCGCCAACGAGATCGCCCGGCGGGCGCGGGGCACGCCGCGGATCGCGGGGCGCCTGCTGCGGCGGGTGCGGGACTTTGCCATCGTGGCGGAGGCCGAGACGGTGACGCGGGCGATCGCCGACCGGGCGCTGAAGCTGCTGGACGTCGACGAGGCGGGTCTCGACGTGATGGACCGCAAGTACCTGAGCCTGATCGCGCGCTCGTTCGGGGGCGGGCCGGTGGGCATCGAGACGATCGGGGCGGCGTTGTCGGAGCCGCGCGACGCGATCGAGGACATCATCGAGCCCTACCTGATCCAGCGCGGCTTCGTGCAGCGCACCCCGCGCGGGCGCGTCCTCACCAGGCACGCCTACCGCCATATGGGCCTCGCCGTGCCGAGACGCGACGCGGGCGGGCAACTTGGGCTCCTCGACGACGAGGGAAACTGA
- a CDS encoding DUF4142 domain-containing protein yields the protein MKKMTLAILGLSAAFTAPAFAQDALPIRVSPFANQDGIGAAATETPAFRAEALRSDAASIEASRIALQRSRNPQVRNYANRVLVERKATTDALLPPNTSLSRNGSVVSDNQGIRTDLSNPVGLVLAPVTIAANIGTGIVGGALGAVGIVDNSPAEPGRRVALGERGQARLAQLQSAPRGRAFDRTYIDQQARSDARTLALYDSYAKAGDNAQGRRFANEALPYIADEHAHSATLAARIGG from the coding sequence ATGAAGAAGATGACGCTCGCCATTCTCGGCCTCTCGGCCGCTTTCACCGCGCCGGCCTTCGCGCAGGACGCGCTGCCGATCCGCGTGTCGCCGTTCGCCAACCAGGACGGTATCGGCGCCGCCGCGACCGAGACCCCGGCCTTCCGCGCCGAGGCGCTGCGTTCGGACGCCGCCAGCATCGAGGCGAGCCGCATCGCCCTGCAGCGGTCGCGCAACCCGCAGGTCCGCAACTACGCCAACCGCGTCCTGGTCGAGCGCAAGGCCACCACGGACGCGCTGCTGCCGCCGAACACCTCCCTGTCGCGCAACGGCTCGGTGGTCTCGGACAACCAGGGTATCCGCACCGACTTGAGCAACCCGGTCGGGTTGGTGCTCGCGCCGGTGACGATCGCGGCCAACATCGGCACCGGCATCGTCGGCGGCGCCCTCGGTGCGGTTGGCATCGTCGATAACAGCCCGGCCGAGCCGGGTCGCCGGGTGGCTCTCGGCGAGCGTGGCCAGGCGCGCCTCGCGCAGCTCCAGTCCGCCCCGAGGGGCCGCGCTTTCGACCGGACCTATATTGACCAGCAGGCTCGGTCCGATGCCCGGACCCTGGCGCTGTACGATTCCTACGCGAAGGCGGGTGACAACGCGCAGGGCCGTCGCTTCGCGAACGAAGCCCTGCCCTACATCGCCGACGAGCATGCCCACTCGGCGACCCTCGCTGCCCGCATCGGCGGCTGA
- the ybgC gene encoding tol-pal system-associated acyl-CoA thioesterase: protein MTATEPANDDPANEGGAPHRLSVRVYYEDTDFSGFVYHASYLRFLERGRTELLRDLAGDQSDLHREARGLVFVVRRMSLDFIRPARMDDLLTILTRTRVLRGASMQLAQEVRRGGECLVAAEVTVACVRDGRAVRLPDGLRQRFASASADQLSAGP from the coding sequence ATGACCGCAACAGAGCCCGCGAACGACGATCCGGCCAACGAGGGAGGGGCGCCGCATCGGCTGTCCGTGCGCGTCTACTACGAGGACACCGATTTCTCGGGCTTCGTCTATCATGCGAGCTATCTCCGGTTTCTCGAGCGGGGACGTACGGAATTGCTCCGCGACCTCGCTGGCGACCAGTCGGACCTTCACCGCGAGGCGCGCGGCCTCGTCTTCGTGGTGCGTCGGATGAGCCTGGATTTCATCCGTCCGGCCCGGATGGACGATCTGCTGACGATCCTCACCCGCACGCGCGTCCTGCGCGGCGCCTCGATGCAACTGGCGCAGGAGGTTCGCCGCGGCGGCGAATGTCTCGTGGCCGCGGAGGTGACGGTTGCCTGCGTGCGCGACGGCCGCGCGGTCCGCCTGCCGGATGGCCTGCGCCAGCGCTTCGCGTCCGCCTCGGCCGATCAGCTGTCAGCCGGACCGTGA
- a CDS encoding HpcH/HpaI aldolase/citrate lyase family protein, producing MTLPVPNLPELLPTGPARFLGWSMIADPLVAGALARAGFDAVLLDQQHGSYDYRSCCAAITEVALAGKSTLVRVPVGDFAMVSRMLDAGAAGIVAPMINTVADAQALAAAAKFPPVGQRSWGPDRAMWLSGLRDSSAYLAEANERALTIAMCETEGAIADLQAILAVPGIDGVLVGPADLSIALSKGTAFDPLGAAVSAALAEIARTTRAAGKIPCAFAPSPARAREMVGMGYQLVSVEYDAMTIINAFARVLREADPSRSG from the coding sequence ATGACCCTCCCCGTTCCCAATCTGCCCGAATTGCTGCCCACCGGACCGGCACGGTTCCTGGGCTGGTCCATGATCGCGGACCCCTTGGTCGCGGGCGCGCTGGCGCGGGCCGGCTTCGACGCGGTGCTCCTGGATCAGCAGCACGGGAGCTACGACTACCGATCCTGCTGCGCCGCGATCACCGAGGTTGCCCTCGCCGGAAAATCGACCCTGGTGCGCGTGCCGGTGGGCGACTTCGCCATGGTCTCACGCATGCTCGACGCGGGTGCCGCCGGGATCGTCGCCCCGATGATCAACACGGTGGCTGACGCCCAGGCGCTTGCCGCCGCCGCGAAATTTCCGCCGGTCGGCCAGCGCAGCTGGGGGCCGGACCGCGCCATGTGGTTGTCGGGTCTCCGAGACAGCTCCGCGTACCTCGCGGAGGCCAATGAGCGCGCCCTGACGATCGCCATGTGCGAGACCGAGGGTGCGATCGCGGATCTCCAGGCGATCCTGGCCGTGCCGGGGATCGACGGCGTGCTGGTCGGTCCCGCCGATCTGTCGATCGCGCTCTCGAAGGGCACGGCCTTCGATCCGCTCGGCGCTGCGGTCAGCGCCGCCCTCGCGGAGATCGCGCGCACGACGCGGGCGGCGGGGAAGATTCCTTGCGCCTTCGCGCCGTCGCCCGCACGGGCGCGGGAGATGGTCGGAATGGGCTATCAGCTCGTATCGGTCGAGTACGATGCGATGACGATCATCAACGCCTTCGCCCGGGTGCTGCGCGAGGCCGATCCGTCACGGTCCGGCTGA
- the tolQ gene encoding protein TolQ, with translation MNPADAMQAAPVADMTLLGLFLQAHFVVKIVMVGLLSASIWCWSIIVDKTLLFRRTKAEMDAFEDAFWSGRSLEELFRSFNDRPVTGLPAVFVAAMREWKRSFEGSGRQIQSLSQRIEKQLDVTIHREVERLESRLLFLASIGSAGPYIGLFGTVWGIMTAFTSIAASKNTSLAVVAPGIAEALFATAIGLFAAIPAVLAYNKLQAEVTKAQSRLEGFADEFSAILSRQIDERLPLAA, from the coding sequence ATGAACCCAGCCGACGCGATGCAGGCCGCGCCTGTCGCCGACATGACGCTGCTCGGCCTGTTCCTGCAGGCCCACTTCGTCGTGAAGATCGTGATGGTCGGGCTGCTCAGCGCCTCGATCTGGTGCTGGTCGATCATCGTCGACAAGACCCTGCTGTTCCGGCGCACCAAGGCCGAGATGGACGCGTTCGAGGACGCGTTCTGGTCCGGCCGCTCCCTGGAAGAGCTGTTCCGCTCATTCAACGACCGGCCCGTCACGGGGCTTCCCGCGGTGTTCGTCGCCGCGATGCGGGAGTGGAAGCGCTCGTTCGAAGGCTCGGGCCGGCAGATCCAATCCCTGTCGCAGCGCATCGAGAAGCAGCTCGACGTCACCATCCATCGCGAGGTCGAGCGGCTGGAGTCGCGCCTGCTGTTCCTCGCGTCGATCGGCTCGGCCGGTCCGTATATCGGCCTGTTCGGCACGGTCTGGGGCATCATGACCGCGTTCACGTCGATCGCCGCTTCGAAGAACACCTCGCTGGCGGTCGTCGCCCCCGGTATCGCCGAGGCGCTGTTCGCCACCGCGATCGGCCTGTTCGCGGCGATCCCGGCGGTGCTCGCCTACAACAAGCTCCAGGCCGAGGTCACGAAGGCGCAATCGCGCCTGGAGGGTTTCGCCGACGAGTTCTCCGCCATCCTCTCCCGCCAGATCGACGAGCGGCTGCCGCTCGCCGCCTGA
- a CDS encoding ExbD/TolR family protein: MGMAAGASQGGKRRRRRSRRGGPINEINMTPFIDVVLVLLIIFMVAAPMMTVGVPLDLPQSKASPLNSDVKPITLSIRQTGQVFLGEDELTDESIVPKLNETAKTGTEERVFVRGDKRVDYGRVAQVMAIVTGGGFKKVALVTEPEHQ, translated from the coding sequence ATGGGTATGGCAGCGGGTGCGTCTCAGGGCGGAAAGCGCCGCCGACGGCGGAGCCGCCGCGGCGGTCCGATCAACGAGATCAACATGACGCCGTTCATCGACGTCGTGCTGGTGCTCCTGATCATCTTCATGGTCGCCGCGCCGATGATGACCGTGGGCGTTCCCCTCGACCTGCCGCAGTCGAAGGCGTCGCCGCTCAATTCCGACGTGAAGCCGATCACCCTGTCGATCCGGCAGACCGGGCAGGTCTTCCTCGGCGAGGACGAACTCACCGACGAGTCGATCGTCCCCAAGCTCAACGAAACCGCCAAGACCGGGACCGAGGAGCGCGTGTTCGTGCGCGGCGACAAGCGTGTCGATTACGGCCGCGTCGCGCAGGTGATGGCGATCGTGACCGGCGGCGGCTTCAAGAAGGTCGCCCTCGTGACCGAGCCTGAGCATCAGTAG
- the tolA gene encoding cell envelope integrity protein TolA: protein MEFRFDRKEPGVWISAGTHVALLGLALFSVAAPALPEAQEGVPVEVITENQFSEITKGERQADKPMPNATSRADRKAEKVEDREPENSKTDAPTAPTRTAEMKLANAEEMPLRSEPDPQEVAQAAKAAQEKRDAEKAAEKAAKAAAEKAAAEKAAEKAAAAKAEAKAKAEAVAKAETEKREQLEKLIEKQEAEAEAAAQKAAAKAKAEAAAKAEAVKEAAKKAADAKAKAEAERQKELAEAKAEAEREKAEAAAKAKADAAKAEAAAKAEAAAKAKAKAMADAKAKADGEAKARKQAELANKFNAGDIRSMLASKAPSQSTGATGQAVQKVAALGAATGNAQRLSPSLRDALVGLLQQQIERCYSAPPGAAQGVVLPVLDIRLNPNGSLSTEPRIMRGGASAVDQSIAQAALRAVRRCAPYNIPATYAPYYNDWKAINAEFEFTAT from the coding sequence GTGGAGTTCCGCTTCGACCGCAAGGAACCGGGTGTCTGGATCTCCGCCGGCACCCATGTCGCGCTGCTCGGGCTGGCCCTGTTCAGCGTCGCCGCCCCGGCCCTGCCCGAGGCGCAGGAGGGCGTGCCCGTCGAGGTGATCACCGAGAACCAGTTCTCCGAGATCACCAAGGGCGAGCGGCAGGCCGACAAGCCGATGCCGAACGCGACCTCGCGGGCCGACCGCAAGGCCGAGAAGGTCGAGGATCGCGAGCCCGAGAATTCCAAGACCGACGCGCCCACCGCCCCGACCCGCACGGCCGAGATGAAGCTCGCCAACGCGGAGGAGATGCCGCTGCGCAGCGAGCCGGACCCGCAGGAGGTGGCGCAGGCCGCCAAGGCCGCGCAGGAGAAGCGCGACGCCGAGAAGGCGGCCGAGAAGGCCGCCAAGGCCGCGGCTGAGAAGGCGGCTGCCGAGAAGGCCGCCGAAAAGGCTGCGGCCGCCAAGGCGGAGGCGAAGGCCAAAGCCGAGGCTGTCGCGAAGGCCGAGACCGAGAAGCGCGAGCAGCTCGAGAAGCTGATCGAGAAGCAGGAGGCCGAAGCCGAGGCCGCCGCCCAGAAGGCCGCCGCGAAGGCGAAGGCCGAGGCCGCCGCCAAGGCTGAGGCTGTGAAGGAAGCGGCCAAGAAGGCCGCCGACGCCAAAGCCAAGGCCGAAGCCGAGCGTCAGAAGGAACTCGCCGAGGCGAAGGCCGAGGCCGAGCGGGAGAAGGCCGAGGCCGCCGCGAAGGCCAAGGCAGATGCCGCGAAGGCTGAAGCGGCCGCCAAGGCCGAGGCCGCCGCCAAGGCGAAGGCCAAGGCCATGGCGGACGCGAAGGCGAAGGCCGACGGCGAGGCCAAGGCGCGCAAGCAGGCCGAGCTCGCCAACAAGTTCAACGCGGGCGACATCCGCTCGATGCTCGCCTCGAAGGCGCCGTCGCAATCGACTGGCGCCACCGGACAGGCCGTGCAAAAGGTGGCGGCCCTGGGCGCCGCGACCGGCAATGCCCAGCGCCTGTCGCCGTCGCTGCGCGACGCCCTGGTCGGCCTGCTGCAGCAGCAGATCGAGCGGTGCTACTCGGCGCCCCCCGGCGCGGCTCAGGGCGTGGTCCTGCCGGTTCTCGACATCCGTCTGAACCCGAACGGCTCGCTCAGCACCGAGCCGCGGATCATGCGCGGCGGGGCGAGCGCGGTGGATCAGTCGATCGCGCAGGCCGCGCTCCGGGCGGTCCGCCGCTGCGCGCCGTACAACATTCCGGCCACCTATGCGCCGTACTACAATGACTGGAAGGCCATCAACGCGGAGTTCGAGTTCACGGCGACCTGA
- the tolB gene encoding Tol-Pal system beta propeller repeat protein TolB, which translates to MLNTSSVGRRPTSYAARLIALLVMLTGFLAGPAQAQLQLRIGGGNFQPMPIAIADFGGDPSLAGLVSGVVTNDLRRSGYFTPLDHARFPEQPNFDAAPNFEKWRATGIQGLVTGRVVRDGGRVKVEFRLWDVTSGQQMTGQQYGTDSANARRAGHLISDAVYTKITGLGPWFDSRIAFVDETGPKENRRKRLMVMDQDGANVRAITSGEMSIVAPRYSPATQDIAFMAQATGHQPRVQVINLETGSRQALGNVDSMSASPRFSPDGRKIVMSVQQGGNADIVTMDIVSKAQHAITSGMAIDTSPTYAPDGAQIAFESDRGGSQQVYVMGADGSNPHRITFGAGSASQPAWSPRGDLIAYTRQRNGGFAICVSKPDGSGERVLTEGFHNEGPTFAPNGQYVLFFRDPGGQGGGKLFMVDITGKVEQPVPTPAYASDPTWSPLLAGR; encoded by the coding sequence ATGCTGAACACGTCTTCCGTCGGGCGCCGCCCGACGTCCTATGCCGCGCGCCTGATCGCGCTCCTCGTGATGCTGACGGGCTTCCTGGCAGGGCCTGCGCAGGCGCAGCTGCAGCTGCGCATCGGCGGCGGCAACTTCCAGCCGATGCCGATCGCCATCGCGGATTTCGGCGGCGACCCGAGCCTTGCGGGCCTCGTCTCCGGCGTGGTCACCAATGACCTGCGCCGCTCCGGCTACTTCACGCCCCTCGACCATGCCCGCTTCCCGGAGCAGCCGAATTTTGACGCGGCGCCCAATTTCGAGAAGTGGCGCGCCACCGGCATCCAGGGGCTGGTCACCGGCCGCGTCGTCCGCGACGGCGGCCGGGTCAAGGTCGAGTTCCGGCTCTGGGACGTCACCTCCGGCCAGCAGATGACCGGCCAGCAATACGGCACCGATTCCGCCAATGCCCGGCGCGCCGGCCACCTGATCTCCGACGCGGTCTACACCAAGATCACCGGTCTCGGACCGTGGTTCGACAGCCGCATCGCCTTCGTCGATGAGACCGGCCCGAAGGAGAACCGCCGCAAGCGCCTGATGGTCATGGATCAGGACGGCGCCAACGTCCGGGCCATCACCAGCGGCGAGATGTCGATCGTCGCGCCGCGCTACTCGCCGGCCACGCAGGACATCGCCTTCATGGCTCAGGCCACCGGCCACCAGCCGCGGGTGCAGGTGATCAACCTGGAAACCGGTTCGCGCCAAGCGCTGGGCAACGTCGATTCGATGAGCGCGAGCCCGCGCTTCTCGCCGGACGGGCGCAAGATCGTCATGAGCGTGCAGCAGGGCGGCAACGCCGACATCGTGACGATGGACATCGTCTCGAAGGCCCAGCACGCGATCACCAGCGGCATGGCGATCGATACCTCGCCGACCTACGCGCCGGACGGCGCGCAGATCGCGTTCGAGTCCGATCGCGGCGGCTCGCAGCAGGTCTACGTGATGGGCGCGGATGGCTCGAACCCGCACCGGATCACCTTCGGCGCAGGCTCGGCGTCGCAGCCGGCCTGGTCGCCGCGCGGCGACCTGATCGCCTATACGCGCCAGCGCAACGGCGGCTTCGCCATCTGCGTGTCGAAGCCCGACGGCTCCGGCGAGCGCGTCCTCACCGAGGGCTTCCACAACGAGGGTCCGACCTTCGCGCCGAACGGCCAGTACGTTTTGTTCTTCCGCGATCCCGGTGGCCAGGGCGGCGGCAAGCTGTTCATGGTCGACATCACCGGCAAGGTGGAGCAACCGGTGCCGACGCCCGCCTACGCCTCCGACCCGACCTGGTCGCCGCTTCTCGCGGGCCGCTGA